One window of Thermocoleostomius sinensis A174 genomic DNA carries:
- a CDS encoding EAL domain-containing protein, whose amino-acid sequence MLYPVIRVLLVDEDEDDYVLMHSLLSEIKGETFQLDWVLSYDQALAEIAQRHHDVYLIDYRLGPYNGLDLLREAMQQFHHVPRNQPPMILLTEQDDPPVDVAAMQAGAADYLMKGEITASVLERSIRYAIQHSYTLSQLRQALQDKEQLALAVANISTGVVITDAKQPDNPVMFINAAFTTLTGYTSREIVGQNCRLLQGVDSEPRVIQQIREAVAHVRPITCVILNYRKDGTPFWNELTINPVFDEYGNLISFIGLQFDISDRIRAEAALRDSEERYALAVKGANDGIWDWNLKTNEVYFSSRWKAMLGYQDHEIQNSIEEWIGRIHPQDLQWVKQQLSDHLSGLTTHFETEYRILHQDGRYRWMLTRGAAVQDALGKPSRVAGSQTDVTAWKQAEAKLVHDALHDTLTGLPNRVLLIERLRHAIQRTQAGSGQFAILFIDLDRFKVINDSLGHMLGDQLLIAITKRLSQCLRSSDTLARLGGDEFVILLEKISSQLSVIAFAEKIHKELSLSFNLEGHEVFTAASIGIAYGNRSYTRPEELLRDADTAMYRAKEKGRGRSEIFNINMHTQAVAMLQLETDLRRTVERQELLLHYQPIVSLRNQQIVGFEALLRWQHPKRGIVAPGDFIAIAEETGFIVPIGHWVLQAACRQMQQWRQQHPDLTLTINVNLSSKQFTPQLIDEIHQILQETQLEARYLKLEITESVLMENAEAAITTLTQLQDLGIGLAIDDFGTGYSSLSYLHRFPIDTLKIDRSFTSKIDTDGEQLAIVRTIITLAWNLGMEVIAEGVETQKQLVQLKALYCDQAQGYLFCKPVGVEMATQLIGKVIDDKADGCPSLIP is encoded by the coding sequence ATGCTGTATCCCGTAATCAGAGTACTGTTGGTGGATGAGGATGAGGATGATTATGTTCTCATGCACAGTCTGCTTTCTGAGATTAAAGGGGAAACGTTTCAGCTTGATTGGGTTCTATCTTATGATCAAGCGCTGGCAGAAATTGCGCAACGTCACCATGATGTTTATTTAATTGATTACCGCTTGGGGCCATACAACGGACTTGATCTGTTGCGCGAAGCCATGCAGCAGTTTCATCACGTTCCACGCAATCAACCTCCAATGATTCTACTGACAGAGCAAGACGATCCTCCGGTTGATGTAGCCGCTATGCAAGCCGGAGCCGCCGATTATCTGATGAAAGGGGAAATCACAGCTTCGGTTCTAGAACGATCGATTCGATATGCCATTCAGCATTCCTATACGCTGAGTCAACTACGTCAAGCTTTACAAGACAAAGAGCAATTGGCATTGGCTGTTGCCAATATCAGTACAGGGGTGGTAATTACGGATGCCAAGCAACCGGATAATCCGGTGATGTTTATCAATGCTGCCTTCACCACCTTGACTGGATATACTAGCCGCGAAATTGTGGGACAAAATTGCCGCCTGCTTCAAGGCGTCGATAGTGAACCACGGGTGATTCAGCAAATTCGCGAAGCCGTTGCTCACGTTCGCCCGATCACCTGCGTCATTCTCAACTATCGCAAAGATGGCACGCCGTTTTGGAATGAACTGACCATTAATCCGGTCTTTGATGAGTACGGCAACTTAATCAGTTTCATTGGGTTACAGTTTGATATTTCCGATCGCATCCGTGCTGAAGCGGCCCTCCGTGATAGTGAAGAACGCTATGCCCTAGCTGTAAAAGGAGCTAATGATGGCATCTGGGACTGGAACTTAAAAACCAATGAAGTTTATTTCTCTTCTCGCTGGAAAGCAATGTTGGGCTATCAAGACCATGAAATTCAGAACAGCATTGAAGAGTGGATTGGTCGCATTCATCCTCAAGATTTGCAGTGGGTTAAACAACAACTCAGCGATCATCTCAGTGGGCTAACAACTCATTTTGAAACCGAATATCGTATTTTGCACCAAGACGGGCGATATCGTTGGATGCTGACGCGAGGAGCCGCTGTTCAAGATGCATTGGGAAAGCCGAGTCGAGTGGCCGGTTCGCAAACCGATGTCACAGCCTGGAAACAAGCCGAAGCCAAGTTAGTGCATGATGCGCTACACGATACGCTTACTGGATTACCTAACCGGGTACTATTAATTGAGCGCTTGCGTCATGCCATTCAACGTACTCAAGCTGGATCAGGACAGTTTGCAATTCTTTTTATCGATCTCGATCGCTTTAAAGTCATTAACGATAGTTTAGGTCATATGCTAGGCGATCAGTTGTTGATTGCCATTACCAAGCGGTTGTCTCAGTGCTTACGTTCGTCAGATACCTTGGCACGGTTAGGTGGAGATGAGTTTGTGATTCTGCTAGAAAAAATTAGCAGTCAATTAAGTGTCATTGCTTTTGCAGAAAAAATTCACAAAGAATTATCACTCTCGTTTAACTTAGAAGGTCACGAAGTCTTCACGGCTGCCAGTATTGGCATTGCCTATGGCAATCGGAGCTACACTCGTCCTGAAGAATTACTGCGAGATGCAGATACAGCAATGTATCGAGCCAAAGAAAAAGGGCGAGGGCGATCGGAAATCTTCAATATCAATATGCATACGCAGGCCGTGGCAATGTTGCAGCTAGAAACCGATTTGCGCCGAACAGTGGAACGGCAGGAACTGTTACTCCATTATCAGCCCATTGTGTCGTTAAGAAATCAACAGATTGTTGGATTTGAAGCCCTATTGCGTTGGCAGCATCCCAAACGTGGCATCGTTGCTCCTGGTGACTTTATCGCGATCGCCGAAGAAACTGGATTCATTGTTCCCATTGGGCATTGGGTATTACAAGCAGCTTGTCGTCAAATGCAGCAGTGGCGTCAACAGCACCCAGACCTGACTCTCACAATTAATGTCAATTTATCGAGCAAACAATTTACTCCTCAATTGATTGATGAAATCCATCAAATTTTGCAGGAAACGCAACTAGAAGCCCGCTATCTAAAACTTGAAATTACTGAAAGTGTATTGATGGAAAACGCCGAGGCAGCGATTACGACACTGACTCAATTACAAGATCTAGGTATTGGTTTAGCCATTGATGATTTTGGCACAGGCTATTCGTCGCTTAGTTATTTGCATCGCTTTCCCATCGACACCCTGAAGATTGATCGATCGTTTACCAGCAAGATTGATACCGATGGTGAACAACTGGCCATTGTTCGGACTATCATTACCTTGGCATGGAATTTAGGCATGGAAGTGATTGCAGAAGGAGTCGAAACCCAAAAACAGTTAGTCCAACTAAAGGCGCTTTACTGTGATCAGGCACAAGGCTATTTGTTCTGTAAACCTGTAGGGGTCGAAATGGCCACCCAGTTGATTGGTAAAGTGATAGACGATAAAGCCGATGGATGTCCCTCGTTAATACCGTAG
- the aroQ gene encoding type II 3-dehydroquinate dehydratase — MLSILVLHGPNLNLLGKREPGVYGIETLADINQSLEGDARSLQVQLVTYQSNHEGALVDAIHAALGTHQGILINPGAYTHTSVAIRDAIAAVDLPTVEVHLSNVYRRESFRHHSYIAPVAIGQISGFGLESYRLGLRGLVQYLRQQNAKR; from the coding sequence TTGCTCAGCATTCTCGTGTTACATGGCCCCAATCTCAATCTGTTGGGCAAGCGTGAACCCGGCGTATATGGAATTGAAACCCTAGCGGACATCAACCAGTCCCTTGAAGGTGACGCTCGATCGCTCCAGGTGCAGCTTGTCACCTATCAATCCAACCACGAAGGCGCACTCGTTGATGCCATCCACGCAGCGCTTGGTACACATCAAGGCATTTTAATTAATCCCGGAGCCTATACCCACACCAGCGTGGCGATTCGCGATGCCATTGCTGCCGTGGACTTGCCCACCGTGGAAGTTCACCTCAGCAATGTCTATCGCCGTGAGTCGTTCCGCCACCATTCCTATATTGCCCCGGTGGCGATCGGGCAAATCAGCGGCTTTGGCTTAGAGAGCTATCGATTGGGGTTACGTGGATTGGTGCAGTATCTTAGACAGCAGAACGCCAAACGCTAG
- a CDS encoding N-acetylmannosamine-6-phosphate 2-epimerase has protein sequence MDIPPGRRQAIMAMESELNSYSKHSHANNSRLDDVWAPSRSTRSVSIAALQQGLVVSCQAPVDSPLHDPAMIAALALTAVKRGAVGVRIDTPIHVQAVRQQVDVPIIGLWKQQIPGFEVYITPQFHHAKAIAEAGADIIAIDATSRPRPGEETVAGLIAQIHQQLGKPVMADVDTLESAIAAVEAGADLVGTTLYGYTSQTQPYSPPGFDLLQQMVQTLTVPVICEGGIASPALAQRAIELGAYAVVVGTAITGIDAQVQAYCAALAAIE, from the coding sequence TTGGACATTCCACCAGGCAGAAGGCAAGCGATTATGGCAATGGAATCAGAGCTTAATTCCTATTCCAAGCATTCTCATGCTAACAATTCCCGTCTTGATGACGTGTGGGCACCATCACGATCGACGCGATCGGTGTCAATAGCAGCCTTACAGCAAGGATTGGTGGTCTCTTGTCAAGCGCCCGTCGATTCTCCCCTGCATGACCCAGCCATGATTGCAGCGTTAGCCCTTACGGCTGTTAAACGAGGAGCAGTGGGCGTTCGGATTGATACCCCCATTCATGTACAAGCTGTGCGGCAACAGGTTGATGTTCCCATCATTGGGTTATGGAAGCAACAAATACCTGGCTTTGAAGTCTACATTACGCCCCAATTTCACCATGCTAAAGCCATCGCCGAAGCCGGAGCCGACATCATAGCCATCGATGCAACCTCAAGGCCGCGACCGGGTGAAGAAACTGTTGCTGGCTTAATTGCTCAAATTCACCAACAATTAGGCAAACCTGTTATGGCTGATGTGGATACTCTAGAGTCTGCGATCGCTGCCGTAGAAGCAGGGGCTGATTTGGTTGGTACAACCCTGTATGGCTATACGTCCCAAACACAACCGTATTCCCCCCCCGGATTTGATCTATTGCAGCAAATGGTGCAGACATTAACCGTTCCGGTCATCTGTGAAGGTGGTATTGCGTCTCCGGCTCTGGCCCAACGGGCGATCGAACTAGGAGCCTATGCCGTGGTGGTAGGTACAGCCATTACAGGCATTGATGCCCAAGTGCAAGCCTATTGTGCAGCGCTAGCCGCGATCGAGTAA
- a CDS encoding glucokinase — translation MTQLLAGDTGGTKTILLLAEAEETGDKIQLKPLYESRYVSAEFPDLVPMVRSFLESAAEAIGQTPAPHKACFSIAGPVVDNTCTLTNLSWLLDGDRIRDDLGLKQVRLMNDFVAVGYGIEGLAPEDVHTLQAGEPKADAPIAIIGAGTGLGQGFLIHQDGRYRVYPTEGGHTDFAPRNELEFQLLKYLRDKLSINRISVERVVSGMGIVAIYQFLRDRQVTGESPDIAEVVRTWEREAGKTEKTVDPGAVIGTAAAEGRDRLCKETMELFADLYGAEAGNLALKLLPFGGLYIAGGIAAKNLPLLKSGCFLRAMSDKGRMRPLMERIPVHVILNQNVGLLGAALSAARL, via the coding sequence ATGACACAACTATTGGCAGGAGATACAGGCGGAACGAAGACAATCCTTCTACTAGCTGAAGCCGAGGAGACAGGTGACAAAATTCAATTGAAACCACTTTATGAATCTCGCTATGTAAGCGCCGAATTTCCTGATTTAGTGCCGATGGTGCGGTCGTTCCTAGAGTCTGCGGCTGAAGCGATCGGTCAAACCCCAGCGCCACACAAAGCTTGCTTTTCGATTGCAGGGCCGGTTGTGGATAATACCTGTACGCTCACAAACCTATCGTGGTTACTGGATGGCGATCGCATTCGCGACGATTTAGGCTTGAAGCAAGTGCGGTTGATGAATGATTTTGTAGCAGTTGGATATGGCATTGAAGGGCTGGCGCCAGAAGATGTACATACACTGCAAGCGGGTGAACCCAAGGCTGACGCTCCGATCGCCATTATTGGGGCAGGAACAGGACTAGGGCAAGGTTTCTTGATTCATCAAGACGGGCGCTATCGGGTATACCCGACTGAGGGCGGACATACTGACTTTGCGCCTCGTAACGAACTGGAATTTCAACTGCTGAAGTATCTACGAGACAAGCTCAGTATTAATCGAATCTCAGTGGAACGGGTGGTGTCTGGGATGGGCATTGTCGCTATCTATCAATTTCTGCGCGATCGACAAGTCACCGGCGAGTCGCCCGATATTGCAGAAGTAGTACGCACCTGGGAACGAGAGGCTGGCAAAACTGAGAAAACGGTTGATCCTGGGGCGGTGATTGGGACAGCGGCGGCTGAAGGACGCGATCGACTCTGCAAGGAAACGATGGAACTCTTTGCCGATTTGTATGGAGCAGAAGCTGGAAATTTAGCGCTGAAACTGTTGCCCTTTGGTGGGCTGTATATTGCAGGCGGAATTGCTGCCAAAAACCTGCCTCTACTAAAATCTGGGTGCTTTTTAAGAGCCATGTCAGATAAAGGCAGGATGCGACCCTTGATGGAGCGCATTCCTGTACACGTCATTCTGAATCAAAATGTGGGTCTGCTAGGAGCGGCTTTGAGTGCGGCACGGTTATAA